The following are encoded in a window of Rosa chinensis cultivar Old Blush chromosome 4, RchiOBHm-V2, whole genome shotgun sequence genomic DNA:
- the LOC112197016 gene encoding uncharacterized protein LOC112197016 isoform X1, with product MASKGISRGTKRILREYDVESRDSQEKIQQICTTQNSAVRRTESDHLCFGGNEDRPVNSKRWKTLFHEQTAGVGVSAASNIHNVVAEGQYSHSSGQASYQKTKQGFMLQNFSNCSRRNNVRANCLTRNNILIAGLIVTYQDLGDNIYICNYCNAYFWSEESLKQQSANAQPIYTNCCGKGKVKLERAKPTPSFLKKLLDPNNGLESRLFRENIRVYNSMFSFTSMEQQLIIK from the exons ATGGCATCAAAAGGTATTTCGAGAGGAACAAAGAGAATATTAAGAGAGTATGATGTTGAAAGTCGTGATAGTCAAGAAAAGATTCAACAAATTTGTACTACTCAAAACTCTGCTGTGAGAAGAACTGAATCTGATCATTTATGTTTTGGTGGGAATGAGGATCGTCCAGTTAACTCAAAGAGGTGGAAAACAT TGTTCCATGAACAAACTGCTGGTGTTGGAGTTAGTGCAGCATCAAATATTCATAATGTGGTTGCAGAAG GTCAATATTCGCATTCATCTGGTCAAGCATCATATCAAAAGACAAAGCAAGGTTTCATGTTGCAGAATTTTTCCAATTGTTCTAGAAGGAATAATGTTCGGGCAAATTGTTTAACAAGAAATAACATTTTGATTGCAGGATTGATTGTAACATATCAAGATTTGGGTGACAATATTTATATATGCAATTATTGTAATGCAtatttttggtctgaagaatCTCTTAAACAACAATCTGCAAATGCACAGCCTATTTATACAAATTGTTGCGGAAAAGGAAAAGTCAAACTAGAACGAGCCAAACCTACTCCAAGTTTTCTCAAAAAATTATTGGATCCAAACAATGGTTTAGAGAGCAGATTATTTAGAGAAAATATTCGAGTATATAATTCAATGTTTTCATTTACATCAATGGAGCAACAATTGATCATAAAATAA
- the LOC112197016 gene encoding uncharacterized protein LOC112197016 isoform X2, with translation MASKGISRGTKRILREYDVESRDSQEKIQQICTTQNSAVRRTESDHLCFGGNEDRPVNSKRWKTLFHEQTAGVGVSAASNIHNVVAEGQYSHSSGQASYQKTKQGLIVTYQDLGDNIYICNYCNAYFWSEESLKQQSANAQPIYTNCCGKGKVKLERAKPTPSFLKKLLDPNNGLESRLFRENIRVYNSMFSFTSMEQQLIIK, from the exons ATGGCATCAAAAGGTATTTCGAGAGGAACAAAGAGAATATTAAGAGAGTATGATGTTGAAAGTCGTGATAGTCAAGAAAAGATTCAACAAATTTGTACTACTCAAAACTCTGCTGTGAGAAGAACTGAATCTGATCATTTATGTTTTGGTGGGAATGAGGATCGTCCAGTTAACTCAAAGAGGTGGAAAACAT TGTTCCATGAACAAACTGCTGGTGTTGGAGTTAGTGCAGCATCAAATATTCATAATGTGGTTGCAGAAG GTCAATATTCGCATTCATCTGGTCAAGCATCATATCAAAAGACAAAGCAAG GATTGATTGTAACATATCAAGATTTGGGTGACAATATTTATATATGCAATTATTGTAATGCAtatttttggtctgaagaatCTCTTAAACAACAATCTGCAAATGCACAGCCTATTTATACAAATTGTTGCGGAAAAGGAAAAGTCAAACTAGAACGAGCCAAACCTACTCCAAGTTTTCTCAAAAAATTATTGGATCCAAACAATGGTTTAGAGAGCAGATTATTTAGAGAAAATATTCGAGTATATAATTCAATGTTTTCATTTACATCAATGGAGCAACAATTGATCATAAAATAA
- the LOC112197015 gene encoding uncharacterized protein LOC112197015, which yields MNPNSCQNYMDVFIHEMEPYKSEYKIRVRISRVWRAKKYNTDKDDGLHSVLIDEKGDAIHAIINESDYPLVHKKIQQGKVYDIHKFFTRKNQENFKILDHQSQVRFNAMTIFEAVEGNCPEIPEQRFYLVEFDQLKARMNDNTILTDLYGCLKSIVPPHETTVKDKESKCERQESKCEIHLQNLRREDLRITLWGNTARQVDMETIRKTSPPVLMALTSLKIKEYLDKPAPSNTSNTCIFINPNIPETNKYRLQFSKLVDRVQILPTPFKQPTSEEIQETDMKTVTELNILDPLSYKEQMVYCNASISRFATHDGWWYKGCPRCYRELKEQEHDNQLGCSLHGKQEILPCFRVYMTITDDQNDAEVIIMGKPAEQLFGSSCKDLVSKRSYPTEATLPEEIEKTRGQKFLFQLKIKDDGELIIKDIFPHMESSVAPFENDPATMTPDPVPFQKRRVAGTSKKRLFISEPNKKSRSEGEAEEHETTSSSSAENKKTV from the exons ATGAATCCAAACAG CTGCCAGAACTACATGGATGTCTTCATTCATGAAATGGAACCTTACAAATCAGAATACAAGATCAGAGTTCGTATATCGAGAGTGTGGAGAGCTAAGAAATATAATACTGACAAGGATGATGGTCTCCACTCTGTCTTGATTGATGAAAAG GGTGACGCTATTCATGCAATTATCAATGAATCTGACTACCCTTTAGTTCACAAAAAAATCCAACAAGGCAAGGTGTATGACATTCACAAGTTCTTCACACGAAaaaaccaggaaaacttcaagATTCTTGATCATCAGAGTCAAGTCCGTTTCAATGCAATGACTATCTTTGAAGCAGTTGAAGGAAATTGCCCAGAAATTCCAGAGCAACGATTCTATTTAGTAGAATTTGATCAACTCAAAGCACGCATGAATGATAATACAATTCTAACAG ATCTGTACGGTTGTTTGAAGTCAATTGTACCACCACATGAGACAACTGTCAAGGATAAAGAATCAAAATGTGAAAGACAAGAGTCAAAATGTGAGATCCATTTGCAGaatttaag AAGAGAGGACTTGAGAATTACACTCTGGGGCAATACTGCTAGACAAGTTGACATGGAAACAATTAGAAAAACTTCTCCACCAGTGCTGATGGCATTAACCAGTTTAAAAATCAAAGAGTACCTGG ACAAACCTGCTCCATCAAATACAAGCAACACCTGTATTTTCATCAATCCAAATATCCCAGAGACAAACAAGTACAGGCTTCA GTTCTCAAAACTGGTTGATAGAGTGCAAATACTTCCAACCCCATTCAAACAGCCAACATCAGAAGAAATCCAGGAAACCGATATGAAAACAGTGACTGAATTGAACATATTGGATCCATTGTCATACAAG GAACAAATGGTGTATTGCAATGCTTCAATTTCCAGATTTGCAACACATGACGGTTGGTGGTATAAAGGCTGTCCTCGCTGTTATCGAGAATTAAAAGAACAAGAGCATGACAATCAACTCGGCTGCTCACTTCATGGGAAACAAGAAATTCTTCCTTG TTTCAGAGTCTACATGACTATCACAGATGATCAAAATGACGCAGAGGTTATCATAATGGGAAAACCAGCAGAGCAACTGTTTGGAAGTAGTTGCAAAGATTTGGTCAGCAAAAGATCATACCCAACAGAAGCAACATTACCAGAAGAGATAGAGAAAACAAGAGGCCAAAAGTTCCTTTTTCAGCTCAAGATAAAGGATGATGGTGAGCTAATAATCAAAGATATCTTCCCACATATGGAGTCCTCTGTAGCACCTTTTGAAAACGACCCAGCAACTATGACACCAGATCCTGTTCCTTTTCAAAAAAGGAGAGTTGCTGGGACAAGTAAAAAAAGATTATTCATATCTgaacccaacaagaaatctaGAAG TGAAGGAGAAGCAGAGGAACATGAAACCACATCATCGTCATCagctgaaaacaaaaaaactgttTGA